The following are encoded in a window of Pseudomonadota bacterium genomic DNA:
- a CDS encoding ATP-binding protein, whose translation MRLDFLNREPELRRLERVLGSTEGALVCVYGRRRVGKSRLVRRALEGRRSAYFVGDDRDSPLHVAGVAEEIAGVLPGFEEVRYPDWQSLLQRFVREAPVGTCLCLDEFPALVRASPELPSLLQKLLDGLGGSGPKFLVCGSSQRMMHGLVLDASAPLYGRAREVLRIEPLDVSWLQRAFGLASPAEAVSQWAVWGGVPRYWELALDYASSQDAQEELLLDPQGPLHREPQRLLLDDMSDIARAASLLALVGGGSGRVSELAARLGVPATSLARTLANLIDLGFLARELPFGRSLRDTKRTYYRLADPLLRYYFRFVEPNRSRLAAGQTPQVMQSIQRAWPQFLGAAWEDLARQSVARDCIHGTTWNPASRWWGRAHDRTEIELDVVAQASGEPSRALVGEVKLTCSAREARGALGELEAKARRCPDLSGRRIEPVLWVLKRRGRIDDPRVLGPDAVLRAFAESAA comes from the coding sequence ATGCGCCTCGACTTTCTCAACCGGGAGCCGGAGCTACGGCGCCTCGAGCGGGTCCTCGGCTCCACCGAGGGTGCGCTGGTGTGCGTCTACGGCCGCCGCCGTGTAGGCAAGTCGCGGCTGGTTCGGCGCGCACTGGAAGGTCGCAGGTCCGCGTACTTTGTTGGCGACGACCGCGACTCTCCATTGCACGTCGCTGGGGTGGCCGAGGAAATCGCCGGCGTGCTGCCGGGTTTCGAAGAGGTGCGCTACCCGGACTGGCAGTCGCTGCTGCAGCGCTTCGTCCGTGAGGCACCTGTCGGGACATGCCTTTGCCTCGACGAATTCCCAGCTCTGGTACGTGCTTCACCGGAGCTACCGAGCTTGCTTCAGAAGCTACTCGATGGCCTTGGTGGTTCGGGACCCAAGTTTCTGGTGTGTGGTTCGTCCCAGCGCATGATGCACGGACTCGTGCTCGACGCCTCGGCGCCACTTTATGGGCGAGCGCGTGAGGTCTTGCGCATCGAGCCGCTTGACGTCAGCTGGCTGCAGCGAGCGTTTGGGCTCGCGAGCCCGGCCGAGGCCGTATCGCAATGGGCGGTGTGGGGAGGCGTGCCGCGCTACTGGGAGCTGGCCCTGGACTATGCCTCGTCGCAGGATGCGCAGGAGGAGCTCCTGCTCGATCCCCAGGGCCCCCTGCATCGCGAGCCCCAGCGCCTGCTACTGGACGACATGAGCGACATCGCGCGCGCGGCCTCCCTGCTTGCGCTCGTCGGTGGTGGCAGTGGCCGCGTCTCCGAGCTTGCCGCTCGCCTCGGGGTGCCAGCAACTTCGCTGGCGCGCACGCTCGCCAATCTCATCGACCTCGGCTTCTTGGCGCGAGAGCTTCCGTTCGGGCGCTCGCTGCGAGACACCAAGCGAACCTATTACCGCTTGGCGGACCCGTTGCTTCGCTACTACTTCCGGTTCGTAGAGCCCAACCGCTCTCGGCTCGCTGCAGGGCAAACGCCGCAGGTCATGCAGAGCATCCAACGAGCGTGGCCGCAGTTTCTTGGCGCCGCCTGGGAGGATCTTGCTCGCCAGAGCGTTGCGCGCGACTGTATTCACGGCACGACGTGGAATCCCGCGAGTCGTTGGTGGGGACGCGCCCATGATCGCACCGAGATCGAGCTCGACGTGGTAGCGCAGGCGAGTGGCGAACCGTCGCGAGCGCTTGTGGGCGAGGTCAAGCTCACCTGTTCGGCTCGCGAGGCGCGAGGTGCGTTGGGCGAGCTCGAGGCCAAGGCCCGACGCTGTCCAGACCTGAGCGGCCGTCGCATCGAGCCTGTGCTCTGGGTGCTGAAGCGGCGTGGTCGTATCGACGATCCGCGTGTGCTGGGTCCCGATGCCGTGCTCAGGGCGTTTGCTGAGTCGGCCGCATGA